The Centroberyx gerrardi isolate f3 chromosome 7, fCenGer3.hap1.cur.20231027, whole genome shotgun sequence genome contains a region encoding:
- the LOC144539487 gene encoding hemoglobin subunit beta-2-like: MVEWTDSERAIIQDIFSKVDYDVIGPAALSRCLVVYPWTQRYFGNFGNLYNAAAIIGNPMVAAHGTTILHGLDRALKNMDNIKETYAELSVLHSEKLHVDPDNFRLFSDCLTVVLAKQMGTAFTADVQAAFQKFLAVVVSSLGRQYH; encoded by the exons ATGGTCGAGTGGACAGACTCCGAGCGCGCAATCATCCAGGACATCTTCTCCAAGGTTGACTATGACGTCATTGGCCCTGCAGCTCTGTCAAG GTGCCTGGTCGTCTACCCCTGGACTCAGAGGTATTTTGGCAACTTTGGAAACCTCTACAATGCCGCAGCCATTATTGGAAACCCGATGGTGGCCGCCCATGGGACGACCATCCTGCACGGTCTGGACCGGGCTCTGAAGAACATGGACAACATCAAGGAAACCTATGCTGAGCTGAGCGTgctgcactctgagaaacttCACGTGGACCCCGACAACTTCAGG ctgttttcagactGTCTGACCGTCGTGCTTGCCAAACAGATGGGCACTGCTTTCACTGCTGATGTCCAGGCAGCTTTCCAGAAGTTCCTGGCCGTCGTGGTTTCCTCCCTGGGAAGGCAGTACCACTAA
- the kank2 gene encoding KN motif and ankyrin repeat domain-containing protein 2 — MAQVLHMDPSFPGKLNPPAPPSLHGKEQEAPYSVETPYGYRLDLDFLKYVNDIEKGNTIKKVPIQRRARYGSLPRGYGYTGSWWTSTESLCSNASMDSRHSSFSYCAPGYHTSQRPSFSTARVEKTLLDARRKLEEEKEGRRFSNLGSMHSSMAGSNTSISSAHSFNRAQGGGGSFTPMSSGLSTPVSPTPAHLQHVREQMAVALRKIRELEEQVKTIPVLQVKISVLQEEKRQLSVQLKSQKFLGHTLGFSRGRPRGELYIDIPEEEASGGAKGTDKPAGSLSPTTPDGSKQDSGCEIEDTVIVGGARPGAKREVRTIGVGPEDERGSRQVGVGVREQDLGLLPETEALRSQVGQLEGQLKRTLQELQAAQQQVEAAQRERQAQAPKAEHPVMATSVGWQEPQGHSLQTLVSFTQQPQQREQRTVGIQVYTLEQPTVVEVGTLLRAESCSSPSLQPAGVILEGHNRGQAEALGSEDAPVELPIAISSKQVRDVLKSEVSTSVPVACPAIAMGTGDQIGSLHLKEGDTNQQTDIEAIQSQEGLSKPASASPQSSLRSIMKRKAEGEPGSPSTKKNLQFIGVNGGYESTSSEDSSSESSDEESDSSEYHEAREKLPEPTVQHQQITATPDEASQPQETNNTPQPTAVKLPAAIPDPQQSPSQPATADTRLQHEATQSPATDTAVQKCASQPPASDPALTSPPPANDSAPSETINQSSEKTTITQERTSTSSSTESTPEQSSIKSSVTCSTQLCSTQTTTTEITKQQYTIQSEKTVLTLQHGACQSEQISQQTMIQSSSSKPAAESSPNDAAAASAKQQIRLELSDSLMSALHALQKALGEPNAFSQQGARTAYTTVLQEWLRVSCHKAADTAVVRAYMDTFAAVSPQLLEFVINMADGNGNTALHYTVSHSNFPVVKLLLDTGLCNADKQNKAGYTAIMLTALAAFHSDSDLHTVLQLLRTGDVNAKASQAGQTALMLAVSHGRGDMVRALLSCGAQVNIRDDDGSTALMCACEHGHVDIVRQLLSVPGCDATLTDNDGSSALSIALEASQNDIAVLLYAHLNFAKPPSPVSPKSPLLGSSPPTGETK, encoded by the exons ATGGCTCAGGTGCTGCATATGGACCCCAGCTTCCCAG GGAAGCTCAACCCGCCTGCTCCCCCTTCCCTGCACGGCAAGGAACAGGAGGCGCCCTACTCAGTGGAGACCCCCTATGGCTACCGTCTGGACCTCGACTTCCTCAAATATGTTAACGACATAGAGAAGGGAAACACCATCAAGAAAGTGCCCATCCAGCGCAGGGCACGCTATGGCTCCCTGCCCCGTGGCTATGGCTACACCGGCTCCTGGTGGACCTCCACAGAGTCTCTGTGTTCCAACGCCAGCATGGACAGCCGGCACTCCTCCTTCTCCTACTGCGCCCCAGGCTACCACACCTCACAGAGGCCCAGCTTCAGCACTGCCCGAGTGGAGAAGACCCTGCTGGATGCACGCaggaagctggaggaggagaaagagggccGGAGATTCTCCAACCTGGGCAGCATGCACAGCAGCATGGCAGGCTCCAACACCTCCATCAGCAGCGCACACAGCTTCAACCGGGCCCAGGGTGGAGGGGGCTCCTTCACCCCCATGAGTTCTGGCCTGTCCACCCCGGTGTCCCCCACTCCAGCCCACCTGCAGCATGTCAGGGAGCAGATGGCGGTGGCTCTCAGGAAGATCAGGGAGCTAGAGGAGCAGGTGAAGACCATTCCTGTGCTCCAGGTCAAGATCTCCGTGCTGCAGGAGGAAAAACGGCAGCTCAGCGTCCAGCTGAAGAGCCAGAAGTTCCTGGGCCACACACTGGGTTTCAGCCGAGGCCGTCCCCGAGGAGAGCTCTACATTGACATCCCTGAGGAAGAAGCGAGCGGCGGGGCCAAGGGCACCGATAAACCAGCAGGGTCACTGTCGCCCACCACCCCTGATGGCTCCAAGCAAGACTCAGGGTGTGAGATTGAGGACACGGTGATTGTGGGTGGTGCGCGGCCAGGTGCCAAGAGAGAAGTGCGCACCATCGGAGTGGGACCGGAGGACGAGAGGGGCAGTCGTCAGGTGGGAGTGGGGGTTCGGGAGCAGGATCTGGGGCTGCTGCCAGAGACAGAGGCCTTGAGGAGTCAAGTGGGTCAGCTTGAGGGCCAGTTGAAGAGGacactgcaggagctgcaggctgCACAGCAGCAGGTAGAGGCAGcccagagggagaggcaggctCAGGCCCCTAAGGCAGAGCACCCAGTCATGGCCACCAGCGTGGGCTGGCAGGAGCCACAGGGCCACAGCCTGCAGACATTGGTCAGCTTCACCCAGCAGCCCCAACAGAGGGAACAGAGAACTGTGGGAATCCAGGTGTACACGCTGGAGCAGCCTACTGTGGTGGAAGTGGGCACACTGCTCCGAGCAGAGAGCTGCAGCTCCCCCTCTCTTCAGCCAGCTGGTGTAATCCTGGAGGGCCACAACAGAGGACAAGCTGAAGCTCTGGGGTCAGAAG ATGCTCCAGTTGAGTTGCCGATTGCAATCAGCTCCAAGCAAGTACGAGATGTCCTAAAGAGTGAGGTGTCCACTTCAGTACCTGTAGCTTGTCCTGCCATTGCCATGGGCACTGGTGATCAGATTGGCTCATTGCATTTGAAAGAAGGAGACACAAACCAGCAAACAGACATAGAAGCCATCCAATCTCAAGAGGGCTTATCTAAGCCAG CCTCAGCCTCTCCCCAGTCCTCTCTGAGGTCCATTATGAAGCGGAAAGCAGAGGGTGAACCTGGCTCTCCCTCCACCAAGAAAAACCTACAGTTCATTGGAGTCAACGGAGG CTATGAGTCCACATCATCAgaggacagcagcagtgagagCTCTGATGAGGAGAGTGACTCCAGTGAATATCATGAAGCCAGAGAAAAACTACCAGAGCCTACAGTCCAGCACCAGCAAATAACAGCTACCCCAGACGAGGCTTCCCAGCCCCAAGAGACCAACAACACACCTCAGCCGACTGCTGTCAAACTACCAGCCGCCATTCCCGACCCTCAGCAGAGTCCCAGCCAGCCCGCAACCGCAGACACCAGACTGCAACATGAAGCCACCCAGTCACCAGCCACGGACACTGCGGTGCAAAAATGTGCCTCTCAGCCACCAGCCTCTGACCCCGCCCTCACTTCCCCACCTCCAGCAAACGATTCTGCCCCTTCAGAGACTATCAACCAATCATCAGAAAAAACCACAATCACCCAGGAGAGAACCTCCACATCATCTAGCACTGAATCCACTCCTGAACAAAGCTCTATAAAGTCCTCAGTTACTTGTTCCACACAGCTGTGCTCCACTCAAACTACAACCACTGAGATTACCAAGCAGCAATATACCATCCAGTCAGAAAAAACTGTCCTCACTCTTCAGCATGGAGCCTGCCAATCAGAACAAATCTCCCAGCAGACGATGATACAGTCGTCTTCCTCAAAGCCAGCAGCTGAAAGCAGCCCAAACGACGCTGCAGCGGCATCAGCCAAACAACAAATCag ACTGGAACTGAGTGACAGCCTGATGTCAGCGCTTCACGCCCTGCAGAAAGCCCTGGGGGAACCCAACGCCTTCAGCCAACAAGGAGCG AGGACAGCCTACACCACAGTGCTGCAGGAGTGGCTGCGTGTGTCCTGTCACAAGGCGGCGGACACGGCTGTCGTCAGGGCCTACATGGACACCTTCGCCGCAGTCTCCCCGCAGCTGCTGGAGTTTGTGATCAACATGGCCGACGGCAATGGGAACACAGCGCTGCACTACACCGTTTCCCACTCCAACTTCCCCGTGGTGAAACTGCTGCTGGACACCG GCCTGTGTAACGCTGACAAGCAGAACAAGGCAGGCTACACAGCCATCATGCTGACGGCTCTGGCTGCCTTCCACTCGGACAGTGACCTTCACACCGTCCTGCAGCTGCTGCGCACAGGGGACGTCAACGCCAAGGCCAGCCAG gcTGGCCAAACAGCGCTGATGCTAGCAGTCAGCCATGGGCGAGGGGACATGGTGCGAGCGCTGCTGTCCTGTGGAGCGCAGGTCAACATCCGTGATGACGACGGCTCCACGGCGCTCATGTGTGCGTGCGAACACGGACACGTGGACATCGTGCGCCAGCTGCTGTCTGTGCCGGGCTGCGATGCCACTCTCACCGATAAC GACGGCAGCTCGGCGCTGTCCATCGCCCTGGAGGCCAGCCAGAATGACATCGCTGTGCTTCTCTATGCTCACCTCAACTTTGCTAAGCCTCCTTCCCCT GTTTCACCAAAGTCTCCTCTCTTGggttcctctcctcccactggtgaaacaaagtga
- the LOC144539488 gene encoding hemoglobin subunit alpha-2-like, with the protein MSLTEKDKAVVKAFFSKFGGRTDDIGTDALSRTLAVYPQTKTYFAHWKDLSPGAPMVRKHGMTIMGGVLDAVGKMDDLSGGLLTLSELHAFMLRVDPANFKILSHNMLVVMAIMFPDDFTPQVHVSVDKFLAKLALALSEKYR; encoded by the exons ATGAGTCTCACCGAAAAAGACAAAGCCGTTGTGAAGGCTTTCTTTAGCAAATTTGGTGGGAGGACTGATGACATCGGCACTGATGCCCTGTCGAG GACTCTGGCAGTGTACCCCCAGACTAAGACCTACTTCGCCCACTGGAAGGACCTGAGCCCCGGGGCTCCTATGGTCAGGAAGCATGGCATGACCATCATGGGCGGCGTGCTGGACGCCGTGGGGAAGATGGACGACCTGTCCGGGGGCCTGCTCACTCTCAGCGAGCTGCACGCCTTCATGCTGCGAGTGGATCCCGCTAACTTCAAG ATCTTGTCCCATAACATGCTTGTGGTTATGGCTATTATGTTCCCCGACGACTTCACCCCGCAGGTTCATGTGTCTGTGGACAAGTTCCTCGCCAAGCTCGCCTTGGCCCTGTCCGAGAAGTATCGCTAA